In the genome of Myxococcota bacterium, the window GCGATGTTCGCCGCCGTGCTGATCTTCGCGGCGGGCGCGCGCCTGGACCACCTGGGACTCACCGGGGCGCTGGTGCTGCCGCTCGCCGCCATGGCCATGCTGGTGCGGGACTACCGCGTGCAGCGGCTGCTCGCGTTCCTGGACCCGTGGGCCGACCCGCGCGGTCACGGCTACCAGCTCGTCCAGTCACAGCTCGCGTTCGGCGCCGGCGGGATCTTCGGCGTGGGCTTCGGGGCAGGTCAGCAGAAGCTCTTCTTCCTGCCCGAGGCGCACAACGACTTCATCCTGTCGGTGGTCGGCGAGGAAGTCGGGCTGTTCGGCGTGGCCCTCGTGCTCGTGGGCTTCGCGGTGCTCGCGCTGGCATCGCTCGGGATCGCGCAGCGCGCCAAGACGCCGTTCGCCACGCTGGTCACCCTGGGCGCGGGACTCACGCTCTGGCTGCAGGCCATGCTGAACGCCGGCGTGGCCATGGGCGTGCTGCCGACCAAGGGCAGCACGCTGCCGCTCGTGTCTTACGGCGGGACCTCGCTGGTCGCGAGCCTCGCGTCACTCGGACTCATCGCCAACGCGGCGCGGCCGTCGAAACGCGGGAGGTCGGGATGGCGCTGACGGTCCTGCTCGCGGGCGGCGGCACCGGCGGCCACATCTTCCCGGCGCTCGCGCTGGCCGACGCGATCCGCAAGGCGGAGCCCGACGCCGACGTGCGCTTCGTGGGCACGGCGCGCGGGCTCGAGACGAAGTACGTGCCGGCCGCGGGCTACCCGCTCGAGCTCGTGCCCAGCGCGCAAGTGACTGGCCGCGGGCTGTGGCGCGGTCTCTCCGGCATGGTCACGGGCCTGTACGGCATCTGGGTGGCGCGCGGGCAGCTCCAGGCGCATCGCCCGGACCTCGTGATCGGCGTGGGCGGCTACGCTTCGGTGGGCGCGGTGGCCGCGGCAGTCACGCTCGGCATCCCCACGGCGCTGCTCGAGCCCAACGCGCGCCCGGGCCGCGCCAACCGGCTCCTGGGCCGCTTCGCGCGCCGCAGCTTCGTGGCCTTCGAGGACGCGATCCCGTACTTCCCGGCGGGCCGCGCCGTGCTGTCGGGCCGCCCGGTGCGGGCCCTGCCCAAGGCCGGAGCCGGCTGCCCACGCGACCCTCGGACGGGAGTGACTCGCCTGCTCGTGACCGGCGCGAGCCAGGGCGCGCGCTCGGTGAATCGCGCGCTCGCGGCCGCGCTGCCGCGGCTCGCGCAGATTCCCGGGCTCGAGATCACGCACCAGACCGGCGCCTCGGGCCTCGAGGAGACACGCGCCGCGTACCAGGCCGCCGGCGTGCGCGCCGACGTGGCCGCGTTCTTCGACGACCTGCCCGAGCGCATGGCGCGCGCCGACCTGGTGGTGGCCCGCGCGGGCGGCACGGTGGCCGAGATCTGCGTGGCGGGCGTGGCTTCGGTGCTGGTGCCCTACCCGTTCGCCGCCGACGACCACCAGATGGCGAACGCGCGCGAGCTCGAGCGCCACGGGGCGTGCGTGGTGATTCCCGACGCCGAGGCCGCGCAGCGCCTGGGCGACGCGGTCGTGTCACTGCTCGGCGACCCCGCGCGGCGCGCGCGCATGGCCGCCGCGGCGCTGTCGCGCGCCCGGCCCGACGCGGCGCGCGACATCTGGCTGGCCTGCAAGGAGCTCTTGCGCGGAGGCGGGCGATGAGACGGCGCGTACAGCGCGTGCACTTCGTGGGCATCGGCGGCGTGGGCATGTCGGGCCTGGCCGAGATACTGCACGTGCAAGGCTACTCGGTGTCGGGCTCCGACCTGCGCGAGAGCGCCGCCACGCGCCGCATGCGCGAGCTCGGCATCCGCATTTCGATCGGCCACGACGCGACCGCCGTCGACGGCGCGGACGTGGTGGTGTTCTCCTCGGCGGTCCCGCGCAACAACCCGGAGCTGCGCGCCGCCGAGCTCGCGACTATTCCCGTGATTCCGCGCGCCGAGCTCCTGTCCGAGCTCATGCGCATGAAGTACGGCGTGGCGATCGGCGGCTCGGCGGGCAAGACGACGACCACCTCGATGACCGCCGAGGTGCTGGCCGCGGGCGGGCTCGACCCGACCACGATCGTGGGCGGGCGCGTGATCAGCCTGGGCGCGAACTCGCGCCTGGGCGAGGGAGAGGTGCTGGTCGCCGAGGCCGACGAGAGCGACGGCTCGTTCCTGCGGCTCGTGCCCACGGTCGTGGTGATCACGAACATCGACCGCGACCACCTCGATCACTACGGCAGCTTCGAGAACCTGCACGCCGCGTTCGTCGAGTTCGCCAACCGCGTGCCGTTCTACGGCGCCGCGGTGCTGTGCATCGACGACCCGCACGTGCAGACCCTGCTGCCACTGGTGACTCGCCGCGCCTGGACCTACGGACTGTCTCCCCAGGCCGACGTGTCGGCCGAGCGGGTCGAGACGGCGGGCCTGGGCATGCGCTTCGCGGTGCGCACCCACGGCCAGCCGCTCGCGAGCTTCAGCCTGCGCGTTCCCGGCAGACACAACGTGCAGAATGCGCTCGCGGCGATCGCGGTCGGGCTCGAGTTCGACGTGCCGGTCCCCAAGATCCAGCAGGCGCTCGCCGGCTTCCGCGGCGTGGAGCGGCGCTTCGAGATCAAGGGCGAGCGCGACGGCATCATGGTGATCGACGACTACTCGCACCATCCCGCGAAGGTGCGCGCGGCGCTGGCCGCGGCGCGCGAGGGGCTGGGCCGGCGCATCCTCGTGGCCTATCAGCCGCACCGCTACTCGCGCACGCGCGACGTGTTCGACGAGCTGGCGCGCGCCTTCCACGACGCCGACGTCGTGCTGCTCACCGAGATCTACGCCGCCGGCGAGGAGAAGATCCCCGGCGTGTCCGCCGAGGCGCTCGCCGAGGCCGTGCGCGCCTGTGGCCACCGCGCGTGTGAGTTCGTGCCCGAGAAGTCTGCGATCGTGCCGCGCCTGCGCGAGCTCGCGCGCCCGGGCGACCTGGTGTTCTTCATGGGCGCGGGAGACATCGGCCGGCTCGCCAGCGAGTTCCTGGCCGGAGATGGAGGGGGCTCTGGGACTTGACCGGTCACTCGCCGAAGAGCTCTCCGCGCTGGTCCCGGGACGCGTCTCGGGCGGCGAGTCACTCGCGGAGTGGACGTCGCTGCGCGTGGGCGGCCCGGCCGACGCGCTGGCGGCGGTCGAGAGCCGCGACGAGCTGGCGCGCATCGTCGACTTCTGCCGCGCGCGCGGCGTGCCGCTCCTGGTGCTGGGCGGCGGGTTCAACCTCTTGGTGCGCGACGGCGGCGTGCGCGGCGTGGTCGTGCGGCTCGCCGGCCTGCGCGGGCTCGCGCTCGACGCGCAGGGGGGCCTGCGCGCCGAGGCCGGCGCGAGTCACTCGCAGGTCACGCGCTTCGCGGCCGAGCGCGGCCGCGCGGGGCTCGAGTTCGCGATCGGCATTCCGGGCACGGTGGGCGGCTGGATCGCCATGAACGCCGGCACGCGCGCGCGCGAGGTGAAGGACGTGGTGACCTCGGTCGAGCTCTTCGACCCGGCGGCCGGTCGCGCGCTGACCCGTGCGCGCGCCGAGCTGGCCTTCCACTACCGCAGGACCGAGCTCCCGCCGGGCGCCGTGGTGCTCGCGGCCAGCTTCGCCACCACGCCGGACGAGCCCGAGGCGATCCGCGCGCGGCAGAAGCAGCTCATGGCCGAGCGGCGCGCGACCCAGCCGGTCGACCAGCCGAGCTGCGGCTCGGTGTTCGTGAATCCGCCCGGTGACTTCGCGGGCCGCCTGATCGAGGCGGCCGGGCTCAAGGGCACGCGCATCGGCGGGGCCTGCATCTCTCCCCTGCACGGCAACTTCATCGTCACCGAGAGCGGCGCACGCGCGGCCGACGTGCTGGCGCTGATCGAGCGCGCGCGGACGGTCGTCCGCGAGCGCACCGGCGTGTCACTCCAGACCGAGGTGAAGATCGTGGGAGAAGACGCATGACCGCCCGCAGGCTGGACGGCGCGGCGCTGCCGCGCGGGCTGAAACGGGCGCTCGCTCTGGTGGCCGTGGTCTTCGCCCTGCTCTGGGCGCGCCACCACGGCTATCTCGAAGCGCACGGGCTGGGCGAGCTGGCGCGCGGCGAGCTGTTCCGCCTGCACCACGTGGAGTTCGTGGGCGTGCGCGCGCTCGACCACGACTCACTGTGGAAGCTGACCGGGATCGCCGCGAACACCCCGCTCGTCGACCTCGACCCGGCGCGCGCCTCGAGCGCGCTGGCCAAGCACCCGCGCATCGCGCACGCGCGCGCCATGCGCATCCCGCCCGATCGCCTGGTGATCGCGGTCACCGAGCGCACGCCCATCGCGTTCGAGCTGCGCAGCGGCCTCGCGCTCGACCAGAGCGGCGCGCGTTTCCCCGCGCTGCCCGGCGAGGCCGAAAGACTCCCGCAGCTCACCGGTGAGCCGCGCTTCGCCCTGCCGGTGGTGGCCGCCGCGCGCGACACGGGCCTGAACCTCGCGAGCGTCGAGGCGGCCAGCGCCTCCGAGATCCACGTGCGCACCCTGGGCAACCCCGTGCGCCTGGTGGTGGGCCGCGACGCGCGCGCCTCGTTTGCGGATTGGCGCCAGCTCTCCGACAGCGACGTCGTCGAGAGCACGGGCGCACAGGAAGTCGATCTGCGTTTCAGGAGCAATCCGGTCTTGCGCGATCTGCACAAGCCGGCAGGAGGAGAGAATGGCGAAACACGATGAGCTGATCGTCGGGCTCGACGTCGGCACCACCAAGATCTGCGCGGTCGTCGCAGAGCCGAGTGGCGACACGATCGAGGTGATCGGAATCGGGACTCACCCCTCGCGCGGGCTGCGCAAGGGCGTGGTGGTCGACATCGAGGCGACCGTCGACTCGATCCGCAAGGCGGTCGACGAGGCCGAGATGATGGCGGGCTGCGAGATCAGCTCGGTGTACGCCGGCATCGCCGGCGGGCACATCCAGGCGCACAACG includes:
- a CDS encoding FtsQ-type POTRA domain-containing protein produces the protein MTARRLDGAALPRGLKRALALVAVVFALLWARHHGYLEAHGLGELARGELFRLHHVEFVGVRALDHDSLWKLTGIAANTPLVDLDPARASSALAKHPRIAHARAMRIPPDRLVIAVTERTPIAFELRSGLALDQSGARFPALPGEAERLPQLTGEPRFALPVVAAARDTGLNLASVEAASASEIHVRTLGNPVRLVVGRDARASFADWRQLSDSDVVESTGAQEVDLRFRSNPVLRDLHKPAGGENGETR
- the murB gene encoding UDP-N-acetylmuramate dehydrogenase; amino-acid sequence: MEGALGLDRSLAEELSALVPGRVSGGESLAEWTSLRVGGPADALAAVESRDELARIVDFCRARGVPLLVLGGGFNLLVRDGGVRGVVVRLAGLRGLALDAQGGLRAEAGASHSQVTRFAAERGRAGLEFAIGIPGTVGGWIAMNAGTRAREVKDVVTSVELFDPAAGRALTRARAELAFHYRRTELPPGAVVLAASFATTPDEPEAIRARQKQLMAERRATQPVDQPSCGSVFVNPPGDFAGRLIEAAGLKGTRIGGACISPLHGNFIVTESGARAADVLALIERARTVVRERTGVSLQTEVKIVGEDA
- the ftsW gene encoding putative lipid II flippase FtsW; this translates as MLSRFGTSQLAVAGVLLVGFGLVMVYSASAARSEVMFGTTFTYLGRQTLALGLGLAVGAVCFWTPLAWLERLGLLAWGASVLALAATFTPLGVSGGGAQRWLVLGPFAFQPLEPAKLGVLFGLSQWLASHQDRMGDYRMSIGVPAILAGIPVLLLLRQPDFGGAMLIAMFAAVLIFAAGARLDHLGLTGALVLPLAAMAMLVRDYRVQRLLAFLDPWADPRGHGYQLVQSQLAFGAGGIFGVGFGAGQQKLFFLPEAHNDFILSVVGEEVGLFGVALVLVGFAVLALASLGIAQRAKTPFATLVTLGAGLTLWLQAMLNAGVAMGVLPTKGSTLPLVSYGGTSLVASLASLGLIANAARPSKRGRSGWR
- the murC gene encoding UDP-N-acetylmuramate--L-alanine ligase, producing the protein MRRRVQRVHFVGIGGVGMSGLAEILHVQGYSVSGSDLRESAATRRMRELGIRISIGHDATAVDGADVVVFSSAVPRNNPELRAAELATIPVIPRAELLSELMRMKYGVAIGGSAGKTTTTSMTAEVLAAGGLDPTTIVGGRVISLGANSRLGEGEVLVAEADESDGSFLRLVPTVVVITNIDRDHLDHYGSFENLHAAFVEFANRVPFYGAAVLCIDDPHVQTLLPLVTRRAWTYGLSPQADVSAERVETAGLGMRFAVRTHGQPLASFSLRVPGRHNVQNALAAIAVGLEFDVPVPKIQQALAGFRGVERRFEIKGERDGIMVIDDYSHHPAKVRAALAAAREGLGRRILVAYQPHRYSRTRDVFDELARAFHDADVVLLTEIYAAGEEKIPGVSAEALAEAVRACGHRACEFVPEKSAIVPRLRELARPGDLVFFMGAGDIGRLASEFLAGDGGGSGT
- the murG gene encoding undecaprenyldiphospho-muramoylpentapeptide beta-N-acetylglucosaminyltransferase, which translates into the protein MALTVLLAGGGTGGHIFPALALADAIRKAEPDADVRFVGTARGLETKYVPAAGYPLELVPSAQVTGRGLWRGLSGMVTGLYGIWVARGQLQAHRPDLVIGVGGYASVGAVAAAVTLGIPTALLEPNARPGRANRLLGRFARRSFVAFEDAIPYFPAGRAVLSGRPVRALPKAGAGCPRDPRTGVTRLLVTGASQGARSVNRALAAALPRLAQIPGLEITHQTGASGLEETRAAYQAAGVRADVAAFFDDLPERMARADLVVARAGGTVAEICVAGVASVLVPYPFAADDHQMANARELERHGACVVIPDAEAAQRLGDAVVSLLGDPARRARMAAAALSRARPDAARDIWLACKELLRGGGR